One part of the Xylanimonas allomyrinae genome encodes these proteins:
- the glyA gene encoding serine hydroxymethyltransferase yields the protein MSFETPSAHTPDPLLTGTLADVDPEIAAVLDGELARQRDTLEMIASENFVPNAVLQAQGSVLTNKYAEGYPGKRYYGGCEQVDIAENLAIARARTLFGAEHVNVQPHSGAQANAAVLHALATAGDRILGLELAHGGHLTHGMKINFSGRLYDVGSYGVDPQTYRIEMDEVRTKALQHRPEVIIAGWSAYPRHLDFAAFREIADEVGAKLWVDMAHFAGLVAAGLHPSPVPHADVVSSTVHKTIGGPRSGFILAKEQWGKKIDSAVFPGQQGGPLMHVVAAKAVAFKVAASESFKDRQERTLRGAQIIAARLSEPDVAAAGASVLTGGTDVHLVLVDLRSSALDGQQAEDLLHDAGITVNRNAVPFDPRPPRVTSGLRIGTPALATRGFGDAEFTEVADIIAVALRDGAAADVEALRARVRTLTESYPLYPGLQQY from the coding sequence ATGTCCTTCGAGACTCCGAGCGCACACACCCCCGACCCCCTCCTGACCGGCACCCTCGCCGACGTCGACCCCGAGATCGCCGCCGTGCTCGACGGGGAGCTTGCCCGCCAGCGCGACACGCTCGAGATGATCGCGTCGGAGAACTTCGTGCCGAACGCCGTCCTCCAGGCGCAGGGCTCGGTGCTGACCAACAAGTACGCCGAGGGCTACCCCGGCAAGCGGTACTACGGCGGCTGCGAGCAGGTCGACATCGCGGAGAACCTCGCGATCGCCCGCGCCCGCACGCTGTTCGGCGCCGAGCACGTGAACGTCCAGCCGCACTCGGGCGCCCAGGCCAACGCAGCCGTGCTGCACGCGCTCGCCACGGCGGGCGACCGCATCCTCGGTCTCGAGCTGGCCCACGGCGGCCACCTGACGCACGGCATGAAGATCAACTTCTCGGGCCGCCTGTACGACGTCGGCTCCTACGGCGTCGACCCGCAGACGTACCGCATCGAGATGGACGAGGTCCGCACGAAGGCGCTGCAGCACCGGCCCGAGGTCATCATCGCGGGCTGGTCGGCCTACCCGCGCCACCTCGACTTCGCCGCCTTCCGCGAGATCGCCGACGAGGTCGGCGCGAAGCTGTGGGTGGACATGGCCCACTTCGCCGGCCTGGTGGCCGCGGGCCTGCACCCGTCGCCGGTGCCGCACGCCGACGTCGTCTCCTCGACGGTGCACAAGACCATCGGCGGTCCCCGCTCGGGCTTCATCCTCGCCAAGGAGCAGTGGGGCAAGAAGATCGACTCGGCCGTGTTCCCGGGCCAGCAGGGCGGTCCGCTCATGCACGTCGTGGCGGCCAAGGCCGTCGCCTTCAAGGTGGCGGCGTCCGAGTCCTTCAAGGACCGCCAGGAGCGCACGCTGCGGGGCGCGCAGATCATCGCCGCCCGCCTGTCCGAGCCTGACGTCGCCGCGGCGGGTGCGTCGGTGCTCACGGGCGGCACCGACGTCCACCTCGTGCTGGTCGACCTGCGCAGCTCCGCGCTCGACGGTCAGCAGGCCGAGGACCTTCTGCACGACGCGGGCATCACCGTGAACCGCAACGCCGTGCCGTTCGACCCGCGCCCCCCGCGTGTCACGTCGGGCCTGCGCATCGGCACGCCGGCCCTGGCCACGCGTGGCTTCGGCGACGCGGAGTTCACCGAGGTCGCCGACATCATCGCCGTCGCCCTGCGTGACGGCGCCGCGGCCGACGTCGAGGCGCTGCGCGCCCGCGTCCGCACGCTGACGGAGAGCTACCCGCTGTACCCGGGCCTCCAGCAGTACTGA
- a CDS encoding bifunctional methylenetetrahydrofolate dehydrogenase/methenyltetrahydrofolate cyclohydrolase: MGAQVLDGKSVAARIKGELKERVAGLAERGVVPGLGTLLVGDDPGSQWYVAGKHRDCAEVGIASIRVDLPGTATQEEIEAAVRRLNEDPACTGFIVQLPLPRGIDTNRVLELVDPAKDADGLHPTNLGRLVLRVNEDVTSPLPCTPRGIVELIERHGVSLAGKHVVVLGRGVTVGRPIGLLLTRRAVNATVTLTHTGTTNLAELVRQADVVVAAAGVKGIVTAEMVKPGAVLIDVGVSRETDPATGKSRVVGDVDPAALATASWYSPNPGGVGPMTRAMLLANVVDTAERAS; this comes from the coding sequence ATGGGCGCGCAGGTGCTGGACGGGAAGAGTGTGGCCGCCCGGATCAAGGGCGAGCTGAAAGAGCGGGTCGCGGGGCTGGCGGAGCGCGGCGTCGTGCCGGGGCTGGGCACGCTGCTCGTGGGTGACGACCCCGGGTCGCAGTGGTACGTCGCGGGCAAGCACCGCGACTGCGCCGAGGTGGGCATCGCCTCGATCCGCGTGGATCTGCCCGGCACCGCGACGCAGGAGGAGATCGAGGCCGCCGTGCGCCGCCTCAACGAGGACCCGGCCTGCACCGGGTTCATCGTGCAGCTCCCGTTGCCTCGCGGGATCGACACGAACCGGGTGCTCGAGCTCGTCGACCCGGCCAAGGACGCGGACGGCCTGCACCCGACCAACCTCGGGCGGCTGGTGCTGCGCGTCAACGAGGACGTCACCTCACCGCTGCCCTGCACGCCGCGCGGCATCGTCGAGCTGATCGAGCGGCACGGGGTGTCCCTGGCTGGCAAGCACGTCGTGGTCCTGGGCCGCGGTGTGACGGTGGGCCGGCCGATCGGGCTGCTGCTGACCCGCCGGGCCGTCAACGCCACGGTGACCCTCACGCACACCGGGACGACGAACCTCGCCGAGCTGGTGCGGCAGGCCGACGTCGTCGTCGCGGCAGCGGGTGTCAAGGGCATCGTCACGGCCGAGATGGTCAAGCCCGGCGCCGTGCTGATCGACGTCGGCGTCTCGCGCGAGACGGACCCCGCCACGGGCAAGTCGCGTGTCGTCGGTGACGTCGACCCGGCGGCGCTCGCCACCGCGTCGTGGTACTCCCCGAACCCGGGTGGTGTCGGGCCGATGACCCGGGCGATGCTCCTGGCCAACGTGGTCGACACGGCCGAGCGGGCGAGCTGA